The genomic region TATCTTCAAGAAAGATATCCTGTCTTGACTGAAacttagtgatggagaatcacaTCTCTAGGTAAATTGTTCTTTTGGTTTAATTACCTTTGCTgagtgccttatttctagtctgaatttgcgTAACTTTAGCTTCCAGCTGTTGTATATCATTATGCCTTTTTTCTATTAGATTAAAAAGTAGTttgtcagaaatctcttccccatgtaggtacttgtacAACATGAATAAGTCACTGCTGAACCTTCTTTTGGATAAACTTAAATAGGTTAAGTTTCtaactataaagcatgttttctagaGCTCCAATCATTCTTGTAATTCTTTTCTGAGCCCTTAGATACTAGAACATGGTGTCTTTCTCACTAATGCTGTGTGTAGAGGTAATATGACCTCCCTACACTAGCTGATATTTTCTGCTTGTATTTCCAGGGATTACATTCACCCTATTAGCTAAGAATTGCACTGGAGTTTCCTGTTTAGTTGGTTGTCTCTGCCAAGTCCTTTTCAGTGTCTGTTTTCAGGAGGCAATCTCTCATATATCTAGAGATAGAGATATCTAAAGATgtatatatttgtttttgtttgttggtaGAGGTATGATCTTGCATTGTGCTGTGTTAAAATAGATGTTCAAATGAACCCTCCTTTCCAAGTGATCCATCTGAGTCTGTATAACTGACCTATCCCAATTATTTAATACTCCACTAATtttgccatctgcaaattttaccagcaatgattctatattttctttcagatcattgataaagatactgAATAGAATAGAACTGAGATACATGTGGCCCCCCAGTAGAAACAACACCATTAAATGATGATTCCCCAGTTAATTTTTTTGTGCTCGATCAGTTaaccaatttttaatccatttaatatgtgtgACATTGATGttgttgtcacggagtccctgggcgatgctctggaactgctccccgcaAAGCCAGTAAGGACTTTGGGGAGCGttctctcccttggagcagactgttttcAGGACAAGAaagctcacacgtcttcacctcctgggtctctccttggagcattcagcatcctctgcccctccgtgcgcttcccacagtgagcctgccccggcggggtcctggggaagccacagagctctgcacccccactttgcagtcagatgtgactctcagctagccagtaaaacagaggtttattcgatgacaggaacacagtctaaaacagagcttgtaagtacagcgAACGGACCCcttggccgggtccattctggggggcagtgagccagacccccacgtctgcactttcACTCctcgcccccagccagctccagactgaagacccctccagcccctcctcctctgcttagTTCCTTTccagggccaggaggtcacctgacctctttgtctccaacaccttcagttggctccttgcaggggaggggcccaggccatcagttggtaggagacagtgtcaggcatttaggtgcactggccctttgctctgctagagacttaagaactgcataggggacactgaggcagcaacacagtattcagagaaaacattaagaacattcctagTTCACCACAGGTGGATAgcgcttttatttttattttattttttttactacaGTGCCATGAGGGACTAAGTCTAATACTTTACCAAAGTCTAAGTTGGTTATGTCCACAGTTTATCATCATCCATACTTGTGATCTCATCAAAGATatcaattttttttacaaaacttGTTTTCCATAAAGCCATGTTGATTGGTATTTGTTATGCTACCATCCTTGAATTCTTTACTGATTGCATCCCGTATCCACCTTTCCATGCTTTTgaccaggatcaatgtcaggttaactggcctgtagtttcccaggaTATCCCAtttgcccttttaaaaatattagcacagcattagctttttttcaagACCTCTGGAACTTCCTCAGTATTGCAGGATATGTTAATGATCAACATTAATGATTCAGAGAGCTCATTGGCCAATTCTTTTAATACTCTTGGACGTAAGTTATCCATTTTTGCAGActtaaaaatgtttaacattAATAGTTGCTCTTTTACATGTTCTTTAGTTACCATTAGAATACAGCATTTCGTTGTCATTGTAAATTATACAATGATATAATCCAGCTTCTTTCCAAAtatagaagaaaaatatttattgaatacttctgccttttcatgatgattttatcatttttgttcagTGTCAGGCCTATACCATTGCTGGGATTTCATTTGTTCCTGGTTATATTTAAAGAATTCCTTCTTGTTGTCATTTTAAGCTTACTGGCTGTGGATTTTTTCACAGCTTCCTTTAGTTTGCTTTATCAATTGTTTTTCATTTCCTGCATACTGGCTTGTACTCTTCGCTATCAGTTTCACCGTTTTTCCATTTGTTACAAaatttttaaactctttttttaTTGCTGCTTTTACTTCCCTTCTTTTACCAAGTAAGATAAAACCATGCTAGAAAGGGATATCTTGCCACTTAAAATTCAACTGTAATGCTGAAATTGTTTTATCAAGTAGAGAGACCTGCTTTATTTAATGCTTAAAAGAAGCACAGTACATGCTGACTGAAAAGAAGATGCAGACTCTAGCACTGCTACTTTGAAGTTGTATATACTTAAACAGTGAATAAGGTTTTTGAGAAACGTGTAATTCAAACATTTTAATACACAAAACCTGTGGTAAAATACTTCTGTTCAATAATAGGCTGCTTATTTCATTACCAAACAAACCACGTTACCATACAAAGTGGCAAtacaaaaatacaataaaatcatTGCCATCTACTTTAAAAGTATGTTTTAGGTGAGAATGGTTATGAGATTTCTGTGTTAATTAGTTTTTCATGCCTGTGAAGGAACTTATTTCCTTTTAGGAGAGAGAACCTCTAGAAACAAATATTTTCCCACTTCAGATTTCTATCTTAAGATTCACCATATCAGATCAGACCAAGTGTCCAAGTTGTGTGTCCTGTCTCTGGTTGTCCAATATCTGATCTTCtcaagaaaaccaaacacccttccTCACATACATAATGCACCAAACTCATTGTGTGATGCAGTAGTAGGGGAAGAGAAGGAAGATATTCTCTTCTGATTCCTCTTGGTAACTGGTTCTTGACCTGAAACATAAAGAAAGCAGTACTTTAACTAAGCTTGTATAAACAAGTTGTAAAGcttctttgagagagagagaaatggaaataAGATAAATGATTCAGTAACAGTCCACTTTAAAAGATATTCCTCTGTTTGATAGTGTTATCCTTCATTATCTCCTTTTGCTGTTTGGGTATCTTCTGTGCATACTTAATGGCTAATTTTCAATATGTTGGCAACTTCAACACAACTAACTTACTTTAGTTCCTTTTTGCAGGTTAGGAGAATTGCTCAGTTACTTTGTTGATGGTGCCTAGAAATACCCAGGGTAGAGACACAAACATTTTAAgctatccattttttaaaatagaaaatgtttATATACAAGCTGTCTACTTCTAAAGCCTCTGGAAGGTGGGTTGGTTGTTACGTGAAATAGCATCTGAAGCTTAACTACACGATTATGTATGTGAAGCTATAGTGTTGCCAGGTTCTGCAACAGGCAGCGAAGTATTGAGGCTCAATCTGCTTTACTAGAGGAACTAAAGCATCCTGGATGATTTTTAGCATTGTGTATAATAGTGAAGCATTACTACATGATTGCATGTGACACATTGTGACACGCTTGGGACATACAAAATAAGTATTAAAGTGACTCAGAAAAATTAATCTGTAACCATCCTGCTGATTCACGTATTACCTCTGCAGTAATactaagtgacttatccaagtgTTGACTAAGATGGATGAGTTTTATTGGAATGGCATGTCAGGGCTTCAGTAGAGAGAATAAATTCTTAGATGGGGAGGGAGCATAGGGCTTTGAATAAAAGAGCCACAATCTTTACAGCCTGAGGCTGTGGTTCGCAGATGTGAGTTACTGTTCTTTGCAGGCTCACTCACTTGGGTGAGTACATCTGATTGTACTTCTATTCTCTCCTGGTTCAGAGCACTCCAATATGTCCTGTGCTCATCTCCTGCCCTTGTCCTACTAACATATGGCAACAAAAGGAGGAAATGGCCACAGGCAATTGTGTGTAGAGGGGCTATGCTGTGGAATAGCTGTTTTGCAGAAGACTGCCGCTGTGGAAATGTACAGTCCTGGAAAAGTACTCAATACTGTAACAGACAAGTGTTGGAGGGCATGTTGTGATGactcttatttgtattacagtagggtCCATAGCCCTACTGTGATCAGATCAGGGCTTCACTGTataaggtgctgtataaacacccAGTAGAAGGACAGTCTCTACCCTGAGGTAGTTCCTTTTTTCTCTTGCACTGTCTGAATGGTGCTTCACAGCTTTGTTTGGCCTTGACTGCCCaggaccctgatcctgcagataGTTATGATTTAGTTAACCTTACAATTGCGAGTGGTActgttgaaatcaatagaaagagaGACTAGTCCAGTGCTTAGTGCTTgatctgtgtgaccttgggcaagtcagacatgtctacacagcaataaaacacccacagctggtctaggttagctgactcaggctgcggAGCTATaacattgcaatgtagatgtttgggcttgggtaATCCCTCtaagtaaagtttattcaagaTGTGAGGAAAGTGACATGGAGTCTGTTAACGAAGAAAGCACTAtgctgtttctttacccacttaGTAGCTTAATAGCTTTGTTTACCTAATAAGTAAAAATGgacttttggttttttttgcatgaAGACCGGGCTAGTCAGAGAATCAAACACACGttcctttgtctaaggcagaCCTGTTCACCAGCTCcctggtttaaacacattttaaacatGCCTGGTTTAATCACACTTTAGTCATAATCCTAGTATATATCCATAACACTTAATACACACTGTGTTATATGCATCTTCtaagaatattaatgatccagtgagttattagttttcaaatgatacctacAAAGCATATTTTGTGCGAAGagtattacagtagtgtgtagggtgtgaatacaggggttcTTATGGTCACAGTAGGCATTCactgttttgctatagaattgaTCATATACTCCCACATTTGATCTGACTTGTCTAGAGACTAGTCCATTTCAAAAGACAATAGTTGCAGCAGTATTAGATATAGGATTCCTAAAAGCAAAACAGCGTTGTTGTAAAATTAACTAGAGCTCCATCCAGCTCATATTGAAGACAATGGAGGTTTTGgtagtgatttcagtggaagttagattGGGCCCTTACATACATTATTACCGAGAGTACTTTACCATCTCACAAATGCAGTATTAGCTGATCTGGATTTGCAGTCTGGAAACAAAgttaaaaatctatgaaaatgcacagatcccattttcaaaagcagtttCTTGACTTGCATGCAACAGACTTAAGCAGACATTTAAACAAACAGGGCTCATATGCTTTGTACTACAAGGGCATTTTAGAGAAGATGTTCTCAAACAGTGGCATCTGAAGCATTGATAGGCTGCGCAGTGCTGTCATATGGTGCTAATTCTTTACTTCTGCTGCTAAATTGCACTAAAATACAGCTAAAAATGCATTTCTTTCCTAATATTACTGTTCTATATAAATAATTGCTGTAGATGATCATAGCATATATCCATGGGCTGACCACTTCTTTCTATATTAATGCCAATCGTGTACTGAATGGGAGGTGAGGTGCCTGAGACAATCTTACATTACCTTTCATGctatgaaaatgtttgaaaacatGACTTTTTTTCCCAGTTTTGTTCGCTAACTGCACACCCTATTTTCTTAATATAATAAACATGTGTGGTTGGATAGTCAGGGAAATTTTCTATTTAATGCTACCTTTCCCTGTCAATTCCTTATTTTTAAGGAAGAAAGCGTATTTGCTTTTAAAACATAACTGCATCATTGATCAAAATGCAAAAAAACTGTGTCAGCAGTTGTATAATAAAGTTGTATAATAACAAATCAGTATACAAGTGTAATGATGggcattttttctttttcagtaaacAGATTTGTTGCAGGTTTCCAAGGAGATTTATAAAAGCTAATGAGAAAATAACTTCAGTATTATGATAACTATCTCAACTTTATTtaattgtattaccatagcacctaggagctctagtcatggaccaggaccccattgtactaggtgctgtacaaacacagaaccaaaaaacagtccctgcctcaaataTGAGacgagacaacagatggatacagacagacctaTGGGGGAGTACAGAGAAACAGTGAgataatattggtcagcatgatagtgGTCTATATAAGAGGTCAATACCCTTTGATATGCTATTTACATTAAGATATCCCATATTTATACAATTAATTTACATGTACCAGAAGAGAACCTTAAAATCAAATAAATGCTTTATCTATACTTGAGGTACTGATCATTTTTCTTCGGACTTGAAACAAATACATTCTTGCGTCTTTCTAAGGTTCAGGTAAACATCTTTAATTTTTGATAGGTCATGGTACCTCTCAGTGAATAGAATGAAAACCTTTCCTTTAAGTTTTTACATCATATTATTGGAGTGTCTTACAAGTTTAAACATTTTTCCCAATTATCTTGGGTATCTGAAGTTGCTCTGCCATGTAACATTTCCTTactaaatgaataaaataaatacacaCTAAGTTAAATGAAGTTTTTAACTTCAAAATAACATGCAATGAGATTTATGGTCCTTCTAATGAGCTCAAAGAGTTTTACTATTGTAGGCCAGCTGCTGCAAAAAATGTGTCCTCCCATGCTCATGATCAAGGCcttgaatttgatttttttccatgggtaGCAAATGTAAAGAGCTGAGTATGATCTGCTGTCCAGTACTGTGTATTGCTGAGTAGCTGCTGTGTTCTCAACTGACTGAAGCTGTTGACCCTGACAAAGCCCCACTCCATAGGTATGATAAATTGCAGTAATCAGGAGATAACGAATGCATGTATCACTGTGGCCAAATCAGTCTGATAGACAAGGGTGCAGTCTTCAGGCTACCCATAGGTGCAAGATGGCTCTTTTAGCAATTTGGTTATTTGAAGTATCAAGGAGTCCAGAAGGACCCCAAGACTTAGCTCTCCCATCATTAAGACAGTTGATTCTTTTGCTAGAGGAGGATGGTATGGATGTGGCAAATCCTTTCGAGCATCTCCCTCTCCCTACCAGCATAACCTCAGTCTTGCTTGGCTTCAGCCTACTATGTTAAACACTATGTTATGCACACATTCTTGTATTGACACCATCTTGGTCCTCCTTGAAGTGTTTCAGGCAATTGACTGGGTAGGATTTTCATACCCAGTGCATAGACAATTCAGTTATATGAGTTGAATTGGCCATGTATCAAGTCTGATCAAACTCAGAGAAATGCTTTTTTTATAATGGAAGTGTCAAATACCTGTACTAACATGATAGTGAGCTGTGACAACACAAGTGTCACTGTAATGACTGTGCTGgtcacctttttaaaaacaaactcttaTTTTTGTTCTACCAAAAATCTGAaggaaatgagatttaaaaatcagGTTTTAAAATTAAGGGTTAAGGATTCAGCTTGAGCCACATACAAGCAAGAAAATTTCAAACTGAGGTtgctctgggtttctgtgcttctcccctcccccttcaaatATTGTGTGAGGGTATAAGCTGCACAATGTTGATTTAAGTCAAAGGGAGAGATTTAGTTAAAAGCTGCCCACCATTTGGAAACTTTACAGAGTTCTGATCTGCCAGCTGTATATTTACTGATTTCTTCATAATGCATTCCTGATGGGACAAAGAAGAAAATTTAGGCGAGAGCCTCCTGATTTTGGTTAGGTTCTTAGTCTCTATTTCCATCAGGGTTAAGGAATAAAGGATCAACACAAACTGTAAGTTCAGTATTTAATAGATCATAAAGAGTTTATATATTTGTCAGCTGAATTGCCCTGCAATGTGTTCTGGCCATATGTCAGAGGAAGTCTTATGTGAATTTGCTGTATGGATGAAATATCTCTGTTTGCTTTCAGGTCTTGAGTCTAATTTTAAGAACTTATAAAAATGGGCAGAATTTTCCTGGACCATATTGGTGGCACTCGTCTGTTCTCCTGTGCAAACTGTGATACAATCCTGACCAACCGCTCTGAGCTCATATCAACTCGCTTTACAGGGGCCACAGGAAGAGCTTTCCTTTTTAATAAGGTTAGTAAGAAATTAGATGACACGAGAGAGCtccttgcttttgaaaatcaagttTGTGGGAGGGCTAAGAATCCATCATCACGCTAACTGTTAAATCTTCTTGGATTCAGTTGACATCCTGCTGTTGTGATTTTTGTTTAAAGGgcgttgtgttttttttctttctaacttGCTCTTTAGGTCATTGAAATTTCACCATAAACTGCCTAAACTATTGGAGTTAATGCTTAAAAGGCTACAGGGAGGATTGTGAATTTAGTATCTTGCCAAAGTGCATGCAGTTAAACTTGAAGTATTCTGAATTCTATAATGTAAAGTTCAGGTTCATTGTAATAATACTTTTATGCAGGGTTCCAAAGAGATTTACATTCATTTTTTGTCTAATCTATTCCAGATTTTTATACCATGCCTATTGCTATAATATCTTTAAACTTCACAACACCATTGCAAGTGTATAGATAAATACTGTGCCCATTTTACAGGCAGGTATAGTGATGTACAAGCTGGTATCTGGACTGAGATCGCAGAGTTGGGAATGAGAATAGAATATGGCTcccagttggggtggggggggggggtgctggtaAATATTTATGTAGAGACCAGGTTTTTTAGGCTGACTCTGGTTTAATAACACAGATTTTCTGTGCTTTCTCAACAAATACGGCCAGGTAATCAGGGGTGTAGTTTCTTGAAATTGACCATCAGCAACCAGACGTTGGTAACACTTTTTTTGTTAGCATAGTCCTCCCAGGTACAGGGAAGAAGTGTCTTCAGTTAGTTATGCATGGTTTCAGAAAGCGCTGCTGTGGTGTGTGCTGAGTTCTGTCAGTAGCGCATATGTGCAAGTCTTCTTCTGTAtactgcaggggttctcagacttttgtactggtgacccctttcacacagcaagcctctcagcgcgacccccccttatacattaaaaacacttctttatatatttaataccattataaatgctggatacaaagtgaggtttggggtggaggctgggacagcctgggaccccccatgtaataatctcgtgGGGTCCCgatcctcagtttgagaacccctggtatactGCAAGTGTGTAAGGAAAGACAGCAGTACATCTGTCTTCATACTAGTCCAAAAAGTGTTGGATCTTTGGGTCCAAATTGTGTTTGTGAGAAACAGTGAGTTTTGGCTAAGGCTTTATGATTGTTGATCTCTGCAACCCCAACTTGCATAATTGTAAAGTATCAGATTATTTAAATGGAATCTCCATTATAATTGTCATAGACATTACTTTTCAGCAAGTTATTTACACTAGTTCCACATGTTTAGTTACCTAAACAAGGTacaggtggattttttttaactgctaaGATTAAGGAAAGGAAGGTATGCATTTGTACCGGCCCTAAAAGGCATACACTTGTCAACTCACTCAGTGTATCTTTCTCAAgaggtgagatttttcaaaagtaccaAAGGGATTTAAGAGCACGTCCCATTGACTTTtgttgaaagtcagtgggacttatgcCTCTAAATCTCAtcttaatttttttcctgaaaacagCTTTTTAACTCTAATATTCCAGTGACTAAATTGACTGATCCATTCCTGCGATCACACCCATTGCTAATAATGGGTTTGGTATCAAGAAATTACTTGTGACATCAAGGGGTtactaaaccaggggtaggcaacctatggcacgcgtgccaaaggtggcacatgagctgattttcagtggcactcacactgcctgggtcctggccaccagtctggggggctctgcattttaatttaattttaaatgaagcttcttaaacattttaaaaacgttatttaatttacatacaacaatagtttagttatatatattagacttgtagaaagagacgtTCTAAAAACAttataatgtattactggcatgcgaaaccttaaattagagtgaataaatgaagactcggcacaccgcttctgaaaggttgccgacccctgtactaaacTGTCGCATTGTGAGTAGCTTTATCTAATTGCTATGCCTTAGTTGGGTAAACTAAATAATACTTTGCTCTTAGGCTTTTTGTAGCAGGCTCTCGCTGTGCTTCACAAACAGTGTAGGCTCAGAACACCATTGTGAGGTAGATCTCTGAAAGCTCTTTCCTCACGGGCAGCAGAACTTTGGTAGTTTCACCTGTTAAGTTTCTGTGCCCAATATGCACAGTGCCACAGGCTCTTCACTTAGACATTTTGTACTTTGACAGAGGTGCCTTGGATTTCCTAGTAACTGGAAAATGGCTTTCAGAGCCTTGCCTTCGGTAGGCTTAACCCTTCTTCTCCTCATCCCCTTTATATTTTTCTCAGGTGGTAAATCTGCAATATAGTGAAGTTCAAGATCGGGTCATGCTCACTGGCCGCCACATGGTTCGAGACGTGAGCTGCAAGAACTGCAACAGCAAACTGGGTTGGATCTATGAATTTGCCACTGAAGACAGCCAGCGCTACAAGGAAGGCCGTGTTATCCTGGAAAGAGCTTTGGTCCGAGAGAGTGAGGGATTTGAAGAGCATGTTCCATCCGATAATTCCTGAAGAGATGTCAGCCTCTTTTCTG from Mauremys mutica isolate MM-2020 ecotype Southern chromosome 3, ASM2049712v1, whole genome shotgun sequence harbors:
- the YPEL5 gene encoding protein yippee-like 5 encodes the protein MGRIFLDHIGGTRLFSCANCDTILTNRSELISTRFTGATGRAFLFNKVVNLQYSEVQDRVMLTGRHMVRDVSCKNCNSKLGWIYEFATEDSQRYKEGRVILERALVRESEGFEEHVPSDNS